A portion of the Achromobacter sp. MFA1 R4 genome contains these proteins:
- a CDS encoding right-handed parallel beta-helix repeat-containing protein, with amino-acid sequence MTVPQQPTRTAHVGNGVTTVFAYDFLCLAARDLQVIVAGAVVDPSAYTVSNIGQSSGGDVTFLAAPADQAQIVIQLDMVLDRETDYQTNGDLFAKTVNFDFDRLWLAIQQAFGFLNRVPRLGDSDVDGAGAYRAKGNRIQDLGDPIADQDAVNRRSMWEYVETAIAGVVGGFGWFLQSGVGAVYRTFQAKMRDSVSVKDFGEVGLGNPGDEVVVQKALDAGHPVVVLPPGTYRWAGNGPTVRSGTKVIGQGAIIIQGNYDASATGSVGTEYCGFRVEPGSTGIEFNGLDLRGPFYGLTVQPIYRSIGISISGRYDQYFYNNPNYPANPPTPVSGTSSDIVVRHCVIEGWGQSGIIADQIDRFSASFNRIRHCGRDGVRMYGCREFDVTSNKIEYMAPGFPAEGIDPNNNVYGITATRIYHCTNADGTLTDYRNSAYGQIALNVVRHCPSWKALDTHGGTDITFADNVIFNAHIGIGLDKGGFNAADGYAPPRRLKVRGNIIIAAPSNSAGNRAGIFAVAHDATEQNIGEDLELTGNHVEGFGQQVIDGNVVVSNYRRVVIGDFTIRGGLRAGINFQNTVEEYTIGKGVIQDIGITSGGACTGINSQAATQRGVIDGVVFRKTDTADTMIAISAASPSAGYGAKVGMDLSFVGNITPFNSTAAFIRQDSPFVQKSLAVGNINNNGTATIVVAKGIASVTRTGVGVVRVVLSTPATTNQTLFPQATGKGTSPISAMCSIIDASTIDVTTRDNAGVAVDAAFFFALTGF; translated from the coding sequence CGGACCAAGCCCAGATCGTCATCCAGTTGGACATGGTGCTGGACCGCGAGACGGACTATCAGACCAATGGCGACCTCTTCGCCAAGACCGTCAATTTCGACTTTGACCGGTTGTGGCTGGCCATCCAGCAGGCGTTCGGATTCCTGAATCGAGTGCCGCGGCTGGGCGATTCCGACGTTGATGGCGCAGGCGCCTACCGCGCGAAGGGAAATCGCATCCAGGATCTCGGTGATCCGATCGCTGACCAGGATGCCGTGAATCGTCGTTCGATGTGGGAATACGTCGAGACGGCAATCGCTGGCGTGGTGGGCGGGTTCGGCTGGTTCCTGCAATCTGGTGTCGGGGCTGTCTACCGGACCTTCCAGGCCAAGATGCGCGACAGCGTCAGCGTGAAGGATTTCGGAGAAGTTGGACTTGGCAATCCGGGTGATGAGGTCGTCGTGCAGAAGGCGCTGGACGCCGGTCATCCTGTCGTGGTTCTTCCTCCGGGAACCTACCGCTGGGCCGGGAATGGCCCCACGGTCCGGTCCGGGACCAAAGTCATCGGGCAAGGAGCCATCATCATCCAGGGCAATTACGACGCCTCGGCCACGGGATCGGTCGGCACCGAGTATTGCGGGTTCCGGGTTGAACCTGGTTCAACGGGGATCGAGTTCAACGGCCTTGATCTGCGCGGACCCTTCTACGGGCTCACGGTCCAGCCAATCTATCGGTCCATCGGTATTAGCATCTCGGGCCGCTACGACCAGTATTTCTACAACAACCCCAACTACCCGGCCAATCCGCCGACGCCTGTCTCGGGCACCTCGTCGGACATCGTGGTGCGCCACTGCGTCATTGAAGGCTGGGGCCAGTCGGGGATCATCGCCGACCAGATCGATCGATTTTCCGCGAGCTTCAACCGCATCCGACACTGCGGCCGTGACGGTGTGCGCATGTACGGCTGCCGTGAATTCGACGTGACCAGCAACAAGATCGAGTACATGGCGCCCGGCTTCCCCGCCGAGGGCATAGACCCCAACAACAACGTGTATGGCATCACGGCGACTCGAATCTACCACTGCACGAACGCCGACGGCACGCTGACGGACTATCGCAACAGCGCCTATGGGCAGATCGCCCTGAACGTCGTGCGCCATTGCCCGTCCTGGAAGGCGCTGGACACGCACGGCGGTACCGACATCACCTTCGCAGACAACGTCATCTTCAATGCCCACATCGGCATCGGGCTGGACAAGGGCGGATTCAATGCGGCGGATGGCTATGCCCCACCGCGCCGCCTGAAGGTTCGCGGCAACATCATCATCGCCGCCCCCTCGAACTCCGCAGGAAACCGCGCGGGCATTTTCGCGGTGGCCCACGATGCGACCGAACAGAACATCGGTGAGGATCTGGAGCTGACCGGGAACCATGTCGAAGGCTTTGGGCAGCAGGTTATTGATGGAAACGTGGTCGTCAGCAACTACCGGCGGGTGGTGATCGGTGATTTCACGATCCGCGGCGGTCTTCGCGCCGGCATCAACTTCCAGAACACCGTCGAGGAATACACGATTGGAAAGGGCGTGATTCAGGACATCGGAATCACGTCCGGTGGCGCTTGTACCGGCATCAATTCGCAGGCGGCGACGCAGCGTGGTGTCATTGACGGCGTGGTGTTCCGCAAAACGGATACTGCCGACACGATGATCGCCATCAGCGCGGCTAGCCCGAGCGCTGGGTATGGCGCAAAGGTCGGCATGGATCTTTCCTTTGTGGGCAACATCACGCCGTTCAATTCCACCGCCGCGTTTATCAGGCAAGACAGTCCCTTCGTGCAAAAAAGCCTTGCGGTGGGGAACATCAACAACAACGGCACGGCGACGATTGTGGTCGCGAAGGGAATCGCCTCTGTCACCAGGACAGGTGTTGGGGTGGTGCGGGTGGTGCTGAGCACCCCAGCCACCACGAATCAGACCCTGTTCCCCCAAGCTACAGGCAAGGGCACGTCCCCGATATCGGCTATGTGCTCGATCATCGACGCTTCCACTATAGACGTCACGACCCGCGATAACGCGGGGGTGGCAGTTGACGCCGCTTTCTTCTTTGCGTTGACGGGGTTCTAA
- a CDS encoding glycoside hydrolase family 108 protein — translation MNFDTAFDRLIGHEGGYSNHPDDPGGETMWGVTVAVARASGYAGPMRSMPRETAKAIYRAQYWDKVKADSLPFAVAFQVFDAAVNHGNGQAAKFLQRAAGVADDGIIGPKTLAAITARGAASILLLFNAEREQFYTDLKTWPSFGKGWSRRVVANLRYAAGDI, via the coding sequence CTGAACTTCGACACGGCATTCGACCGGCTCATCGGTCACGAGGGCGGCTACAGCAACCATCCGGACGATCCTGGCGGCGAAACGATGTGGGGCGTCACGGTCGCGGTGGCGCGCGCCAGCGGATATGCCGGACCGATGCGCAGCATGCCGCGCGAGACCGCCAAAGCGATTTACCGTGCGCAGTATTGGGACAAGGTGAAGGCCGACAGCCTGCCGTTCGCGGTGGCGTTCCAGGTGTTTGACGCCGCGGTGAATCACGGCAACGGGCAGGCGGCCAAGTTCCTTCAGCGCGCGGCCGGCGTGGCGGACGACGGGATCATCGGGCCCAAGACGCTGGCGGCGATCACGGCGCGCGGTGCGGCGTCCATCCTGCTGCTGTTCAACGCGGAGCGCGAGCAGTTCTACACCGATCTGAAGACCTGGCCCAGTTTCGGCAAAGGCTGGTCGCGGCGCGTGGTCGCCAATCTGCGGTACGCCGCCGGGGACATCTGA
- a CDS encoding CatB-related O-acetyltransferase yields MKNKKFAAMGLTVLDGYEPRKFRFEQGVTLGKCEVLAGAAFGFQSYMNSGFVRSSVIVGRYCSIGRNVTLGSGAHDLSALSTSPFFQTNSNPPVLKFADPARRIRVLVGHDVWIGDNAYIMSGVTIGDGAVVATGSVVTRDVAPYSIVVGTPAKHFKWRFEDESIRRRLAALRWHEFDPERLKGLDIGQIETAIAEMEAWPASARTHKAVNYQTT; encoded by the coding sequence ATGAAAAACAAGAAATTTGCGGCCATGGGTTTGACCGTCCTCGACGGTTACGAGCCGAGAAAGTTTAGGTTTGAGCAGGGTGTGACCCTCGGGAAGTGCGAAGTCCTCGCCGGCGCCGCCTTCGGCTTTCAGTCGTACATGAACAGCGGATTCGTTCGAAGCTCTGTGATCGTCGGCCGCTACTGTTCCATCGGGCGCAACGTGACACTTGGATCGGGCGCGCATGACTTGAGCGCCCTTTCCACCAGCCCATTCTTTCAGACGAACAGCAATCCCCCTGTCCTGAAGTTCGCCGACCCGGCTCGCCGCATTCGAGTTCTTGTTGGTCACGACGTGTGGATTGGTGACAACGCCTACATCATGTCCGGCGTCACAATCGGGGATGGCGCGGTCGTAGCAACGGGCTCCGTCGTGACCCGCGATGTGGCGCCATATTCCATCGTGGTGGGAACGCCGGCGAAACACTTCAAATGGCGGTTCGAAGATGAGTCGATCCGCCGCCGGCTGGCCGCGCTGCGGTGGCACGAGTTCGACCCAGAGCGGCTGAAGGGGCTGGATATCGGCCAGATCGAAACGGCGATAGCTGAAATGGAGGCTTGGCCCGCGTCAGCCCGCACGCACAAGGCAGTCAACTACCAGACGACCTGA
- a CDS encoding site-specific integrase: MPTFRKRGDSWRAEVARNGHRESKTFSTKREAMDWANRRELELANVRAGKVTRWTLADVMQRYADEVSPEKAGERWERARIAAMKTDQVAKMVMQDIGPADLAAWRDRRLAKVQGATVLREIGLLRAIWTRAKLGEWRYVDHDPWPDVIKPKDNPARKTIFQEGQAERIVAALGYKGGTPKDKREQTAVAFLLALETAMRSGEILTLEWQHVHLERRMLHLPKSKNGDARDVPLSRRAMELLEAMAGIDEEKVFTVNAGLRDAYFRQGKALAKVDGPTFHDARATAITRLAKKLELLELARMVGHRDPRSLMIYYRESATEIANKLD, translated from the coding sequence ATGCCCACTTTCAGAAAGCGCGGGGATTCGTGGCGGGCCGAAGTCGCCCGCAACGGCCACCGCGAAAGCAAGACCTTTTCCACCAAACGAGAGGCCATGGACTGGGCCAACCGGCGCGAGCTGGAGCTGGCGAACGTGCGCGCGGGCAAGGTCACGCGCTGGACGCTCGCCGACGTCATGCAGCGGTACGCCGACGAGGTGAGCCCGGAGAAGGCGGGCGAGAGGTGGGAGAGGGCGCGGATCGCGGCCATGAAGACGGATCAGGTCGCCAAGATGGTCATGCAGGACATCGGACCCGCTGATCTGGCGGCATGGCGGGATCGCCGCCTTGCCAAGGTCCAGGGCGCCACGGTGCTGCGCGAGATCGGCTTGCTGCGCGCCATCTGGACCAGGGCCAAGCTGGGCGAATGGCGGTACGTGGACCATGACCCCTGGCCCGACGTCATCAAGCCGAAGGACAACCCGGCGCGCAAGACGATCTTCCAGGAGGGCCAGGCCGAGCGCATCGTGGCCGCGCTGGGCTATAAGGGCGGCACTCCCAAGGACAAACGCGAGCAGACGGCAGTCGCGTTCCTGCTGGCCCTGGAAACGGCCATGCGCTCGGGCGAGATCCTGACGCTGGAATGGCAGCACGTGCATCTGGAACGGCGCATGCTCCATCTGCCCAAGTCGAAGAACGGCGACGCCCGGGATGTGCCGCTGTCGCGGCGAGCGATGGAGCTGCTGGAAGCCATGGCCGGCATCGACGAAGAGAAGGTCTTCACCGTGAACGCCGGGCTGCGCGACGCCTACTTCCGTCAGGGGAAGGCGCTTGCCAAGGTCGACGGCCCCACCTTCCACGACGCGCGCGCCACGGCGATCACCCGGCTGGCCAAGAAGCTGGAGCTGCTGGAGCTGGCGCGCATGGTGGGGCACCGCGACCCGCGCAGCCTCATGATCTACTACCGCGAGAGCGCCACAGAGATCGCCAACAAACTGGACTGA
- a CDS encoding carbon-nitrogen hydrolase family protein, whose protein sequence is MTSTTVAALQIGSAPEGKARTLEQILAFESDIAASGASLVVMPEALLGGYPKGEIFGTRLGYRLPEGREAFARYYDNAIDVPGPETEALAGLSQRMGASLVVGVIERGGNTLYCTALFFEPGIGLAGRHRKLMPTGTERLIWGQGDGSTLPVIDAAAGRIGGAICWENHMPLLRTAMYAKGVEIWCAPTVDERDIWQCSMRHIAHEGRCFVVSACQVQPSPADLGVDVPGWDAGRPLINGGSVIVGPLGDVLAGPLRGGTGLLTARIDTADLVRARYDFDVVGHYSRPDIFSLTVDERPRPPVRFIS, encoded by the coding sequence ATGACCTCCACCACCGTCGCCGCCCTGCAGATCGGCTCCGCCCCCGAGGGCAAGGCCCGCACCCTGGAACAGATCCTTGCGTTCGAATCCGACATCGCCGCCTCGGGCGCCTCGCTGGTGGTCATGCCCGAGGCGCTGCTGGGCGGCTACCCCAAGGGCGAGATCTTCGGCACCCGGCTGGGCTACCGGCTCCCCGAAGGACGCGAGGCGTTTGCGCGCTACTACGACAACGCGATCGACGTGCCCGGCCCCGAGACCGAGGCGCTCGCCGGCCTGTCCCAGCGCATGGGCGCCAGCCTGGTCGTGGGCGTGATCGAGCGCGGCGGCAACACGCTCTACTGCACCGCCCTGTTCTTCGAACCCGGCATCGGCCTGGCCGGCCGGCATCGCAAGCTCATGCCGACCGGCACCGAACGCCTGATCTGGGGCCAGGGCGACGGCTCGACCCTGCCCGTCATCGACGCCGCGGCGGGGCGGATCGGCGGCGCCATCTGCTGGGAGAACCACATGCCGCTGTTGCGCACCGCCATGTACGCCAAGGGCGTCGAGATCTGGTGCGCGCCCACGGTCGACGAACGAGACATCTGGCAATGCTCGATGCGCCACATCGCCCACGAAGGCCGCTGCTTCGTCGTCAGCGCCTGCCAGGTGCAGCCCTCGCCCGCCGACCTGGGCGTGGACGTGCCCGGCTGGGACGCCGGCCGTCCGCTGATCAACGGCGGCTCGGTCATCGTCGGGCCGCTCGGCGACGTGCTGGCTGGTCCGCTGCGTGGCGGCACGGGCCTCTTGACCGCCCGGATCGACACGGCGGACCTTGTGCGCGCCCGCTACGATTTCGACGTGGTGGGCCACTATTCCCGCCCCGACATCTTCTCGCTGACCGTGGACGAACGCCCCCGCCCGCCCGTGCGATTCATTTCGTGA
- a CDS encoding LysR substrate-binding domain-containing protein, which yields MNQIDIESADLNLLKVFEAIYDEGGAGRAALRLGVTQSAVSAALGRLRVLYGDALFTRTGRGLTPSLRARELRPIIGEALDKVRQSLSLVRPGAQGYEGRSVTLGLSDDFEIALGREAIHALADSAPGLRIIFRQTHSRLAAEMLMAREVDLVIASGGLTAPALQHVTVGQGGYACLLDPDSLAPGQSSLTVDEFTRRQHVLVSSGGFIGVVDEVLHGLGLTRRVQASTTHFSALAFLLRGGESLATLPTHAARGLAEASGLRLLPCPVAMPGYAIEMGWRGDALRDPAVAAVRRTLLGLLNSFDWAAT from the coding sequence ATGAACCAGATCGATATCGAGTCGGCCGACCTGAACCTGCTCAAGGTCTTCGAGGCCATCTATGACGAGGGGGGCGCGGGCCGGGCCGCCTTGCGGCTGGGCGTGACGCAATCGGCCGTGAGTGCGGCGCTGGGACGGTTGCGCGTGCTGTATGGGGACGCGCTGTTCACGCGTACGGGGCGGGGCCTGACGCCCAGCCTGCGCGCCCGCGAATTGCGGCCGATCATCGGCGAGGCGCTGGACAAGGTCCGGCAGAGCCTGTCGCTGGTGCGCCCCGGCGCGCAAGGCTATGAGGGGCGGTCGGTGACGCTGGGCCTGTCGGACGATTTCGAGATCGCGCTGGGGCGCGAGGCGATCCACGCGTTGGCGGACAGCGCGCCCGGCCTGCGCATCATTTTCCGCCAGACGCACAGCAGGCTGGCGGCCGAGATGCTGATGGCGCGCGAAGTGGATCTGGTGATCGCATCGGGCGGCCTGACCGCGCCGGCGCTGCAGCACGTGACCGTGGGGCAGGGCGGCTATGCCTGCCTGCTGGATCCGGACTCGCTGGCGCCGGGCCAGTCCAGCCTGACGGTCGACGAGTTCACGCGCCGCCAGCATGTGCTGGTGTCTTCGGGCGGCTTTATCGGGGTGGTGGACGAAGTGCTGCACGGCCTGGGCCTGACGCGCCGGGTGCAGGCGTCGACCACGCATTTCTCCGCGCTGGCTTTCCTGCTGCGCGGCGGAGAGTCGCTGGCGACGCTGCCGACGCATGCGGCGCGCGGCCTGGCCGAGGCGTCGGGCCTGCGGCTGCTGCCGTGCCCGGTCGCGATGCCCGGGTATGCGATCGAAATGGGCTGGCGCGGCGACGCCTTGCGCGATCCGGCGGTGGCGGCCGTCAGGCGTACCCTGCTGGGCCTGCTGAACAGTTTTGACTGGGCGGCCACCTAG
- a CDS encoding tetratricopeptide repeat protein: MSSLIDSIHRADDGHDDAQMLALCEQGLREQPASAVMWALRARYHDKRRAHAQRDADLNRALALDPQCSDAIRVRATALYDAGEREQAWRILRDARQRAPSHFGLLMAEGYLLINDRRLDDAIASWTAASQVRPSAAAPHCYIGSNLHNAGRYRDALPYHERAVALAPNNGNFLYDAGNNYRRLGDLDNAIAMFDRARAILGEQNAIQHNRASCLQALERHEDAVEEWTSLLRREPDWDWPLEGKARSLHRLGRADEAAPLWRHLDALSDSGWDGRREQAREYVRSGDPELAEQVLQGLDPLTSGDSELLFVAGNAQRDQRCWEEALACYQCGYALAPGNDFLPGNAADMLNRLERYDEALPLSEVAISLDPDWLKWRRARIEALTGLGRAAEAVADADRAMERWPDNGALHADRINALVAAARYDEALSACDRLIALDPDFRSWALYSRGQTYGHMKRHAESAMAFRQASASYQQNGKPHFQELSLKHALAAEAAAAAPRGLLGRLFGRK; encoded by the coding sequence ATGTCCAGCCTGATCGACTCCATACACCGTGCCGATGACGGCCACGACGACGCGCAGATGCTGGCCCTGTGCGAACAGGGGCTGCGCGAACAGCCCGCTTCGGCGGTCATGTGGGCGTTGCGCGCCCGTTATCACGACAAGCGCCGCGCGCACGCGCAACGGGATGCGGACCTGAACCGCGCGCTGGCGCTGGACCCGCAATGCAGCGATGCCATCCGCGTGCGCGCCACCGCGCTCTACGACGCGGGAGAGCGCGAGCAAGCCTGGCGCATCCTGCGCGACGCCCGGCAACGCGCGCCGTCGCACTTCGGGCTGCTGATGGCTGAAGGCTACCTGCTGATCAACGACCGCCGGCTTGACGACGCCATCGCCAGTTGGACCGCCGCCTCGCAAGTGCGGCCCTCTGCCGCGGCGCCGCACTGCTATATCGGATCGAACCTGCATAACGCCGGCCGCTACCGGGATGCGCTGCCCTACCATGAGCGCGCCGTGGCGCTGGCGCCCAACAACGGCAACTTCCTGTACGACGCCGGAAACAACTACCGCCGCCTGGGCGACCTGGACAACGCCATCGCGATGTTCGACCGCGCCCGCGCCATCCTGGGCGAACAAAACGCCATCCAGCACAATCGGGCTTCCTGCCTGCAGGCGCTGGAACGCCACGAAGACGCGGTCGAAGAATGGACCAGCCTGCTGCGCCGCGAACCCGACTGGGACTGGCCATTGGAAGGCAAGGCGCGTTCGCTGCATCGGCTGGGGCGGGCTGACGAGGCGGCGCCGCTGTGGCGGCATCTGGACGCGCTGTCGGACAGCGGCTGGGACGGCCGCCGCGAACAGGCCCGGGAATATGTGCGCAGCGGCGATCCCGAACTGGCGGAACAGGTCCTGCAGGGACTGGACCCGCTCACCAGCGGCGACTCCGAACTGCTGTTCGTGGCCGGCAATGCCCAGCGCGACCAGCGCTGCTGGGAAGAGGCGCTGGCCTGCTACCAATGCGGCTACGCGCTTGCGCCCGGCAACGACTTCCTGCCCGGCAACGCCGCCGACATGCTGAACCGGCTGGAACGCTACGACGAAGCCCTGCCCTTGTCGGAAGTCGCGATCTCGCTGGATCCGGACTGGCTGAAATGGCGCCGCGCCCGCATCGAGGCGCTGACCGGCCTGGGCCGCGCAGCCGAAGCCGTCGCCGATGCCGACCGGGCCATGGAACGCTGGCCGGATAACGGGGCGCTGCATGCCGACCGCATCAATGCGCTGGTCGCCGCAGCCCGGTACGATGAGGCGCTCTCCGCCTGCGACCGCCTCATCGCGCTGGATCCGGATTTCCGCAGCTGGGCCCTGTACTCGCGCGGCCAAACCTACGGCCACATGAAGCGCCATGCCGAGTCGGCCATGGCCTTCCGTCAGGCATCGGCCTCTTACCAGCAGAACGGCAAGCCCCACTTCCAGGAGCTGTCCCTCAAGCATGCGCTGGCTGCCGAAGCCGCCGCGGCCGCTCCGCGCGGACTCCTGGGCCGCCTGTTCGGCCGCAAATAA
- a CDS encoding RDD family protein, translating to MQCPRCNWQNPAAHTVCFSCNSPLPVKSAAPPAQRARTGNAPVFPGIWPRLGATAIDALFMLAAIAVLCLAASYTYQGLTGENRPLVLMAAAGLLGWLLPAFMDAWGNGSPGKRLLKLRVVTRKGSAPGLLRAIWRHNLKFTLNVALPGIFHHLQQTIFGERAMHNALAGTHVISSQADPRAVLPALAQARTVTGAGKFLFVLFGVAALVLAGVVIGVVGLDKDEGDNPLRSEVIHLDQVSDPVRRLAESHYQRTRTFAPDMAALGVTQASLQASGFSKLDVNPVNGVLRFTIAGEPGTADAPTLGGKHLVYLPELRSEKKGGGIRRWQCGSDDIPRADRPYSCRHEAGALAR from the coding sequence ATGCAATGCCCCCGCTGCAATTGGCAGAATCCGGCCGCCCACACGGTGTGCTTCAGCTGCAATAGCCCCCTGCCGGTCAAATCCGCCGCGCCGCCAGCCCAGCGTGCCCGGACCGGCAATGCCCCGGTGTTTCCCGGCATCTGGCCGCGGCTTGGCGCCACGGCGATCGACGCCCTCTTCATGCTGGCGGCGATCGCCGTCCTGTGCCTGGCGGCCTCGTATACCTATCAAGGCCTGACGGGCGAAAACCGGCCGTTGGTGCTAATGGCGGCGGCGGGGCTGCTGGGCTGGCTGCTGCCCGCCTTCATGGACGCCTGGGGCAATGGTTCGCCCGGCAAGCGGCTGCTGAAGCTGCGGGTCGTCACCCGCAAGGGCAGCGCTCCCGGGCTGTTGCGCGCGATCTGGCGGCATAACCTGAAATTCACGCTGAACGTGGCGCTGCCGGGCATCTTCCACCACCTGCAGCAGACCATTTTTGGCGAACGCGCCATGCACAACGCCTTGGCGGGCACGCATGTGATATCCAGCCAGGCCGATCCCCGCGCCGTGCTGCCCGCGCTGGCCCAGGCCCGCACCGTCACGGGCGCCGGCAAATTCCTGTTCGTTTTGTTCGGCGTCGCGGCCCTGGTCCTGGCCGGCGTGGTCATCGGCGTGGTCGGACTGGACAAGGACGAGGGCGACAATCCCCTGCGATCCGAGGTCATCCATCTGGACCAGGTGTCGGACCCCGTTCGCAGGCTGGCGGAAAGCCACTACCAGCGCACGCGGACGTTCGCGCCCGACATGGCCGCCCTCGGCGTGACGCAGGCTTCGCTGCAAGCCAGCGGCTTCAGCAAGCTGGACGTGAACCCGGTCAACGGCGTGCTGCGCTTCACCATCGCCGGTGAGCCGGGCACGGCGGACGCGCCCACGCTGGGCGGCAAGCACCTGGTCTACCTGCCCGAACTGCGCTCCGAAAAAAAGGGCGGCGGCATACGGCGCTGGCAGTGCGGCAGCGACGACATCCCCCGCGCAGACCGCCCCTACAGCTGCCGTCACGAAGCCGGCGCCCTGGCGCGTTGA
- a CDS encoding LysR family transcriptional regulator, producing MKPTPPAPPIRDIDPVSLRLFLAALEEGSLARAAARENIVPSAVSKRMSEMEDAFGVPLLERGVKGVQPTPAGDALAAHVRRVLEDMDRMRRDMAGFATGVRGHIRLAVSFAALSGDLPAQIQSFRRAYPQIDISLEEDTTQTAFRAVLDGQADVAAGSDFGHEGLQVFPFGRCELAAVVPGQHLLADREALDYAQLLPFEQIELNRDNGISSVFEQAARDAGMTRRISARVSSHETICLLVARGMGVAVVPHYLKPRLAHLDIRFIALKGPWSSTPLCIAVRDPDALSPAARALLAHLGVLPAATA from the coding sequence ATGAAGCCGACCCCGCCCGCCCCGCCCATCCGAGATATCGATCCCGTTTCATTGCGCCTCTTCCTGGCCGCGCTGGAAGAAGGGAGCCTGGCGCGCGCCGCCGCGCGCGAGAACATCGTGCCGTCCGCCGTCAGCAAGCGCATGTCGGAAATGGAGGACGCGTTCGGCGTGCCGCTGCTGGAGCGCGGCGTCAAGGGCGTGCAGCCGACGCCGGCCGGCGACGCGCTGGCCGCGCACGTGCGCCGCGTGCTGGAGGATATGGACCGCATGCGCCGCGACATGGCGGGATTTGCGACCGGCGTGCGCGGGCATATCCGGCTGGCGGTGAGCTTTGCCGCCCTGTCGGGCGACCTGCCGGCGCAGATCCAGTCGTTCCGGCGCGCGTATCCGCAGATCGATATTTCGCTGGAAGAAGACACCACGCAGACGGCGTTTCGCGCCGTGCTGGACGGCCAGGCGGACGTGGCGGCGGGGTCCGATTTCGGCCACGAGGGGCTGCAGGTGTTTCCTTTTGGCCGCTGCGAACTGGCGGCGGTGGTGCCGGGCCAGCACCTGCTGGCGGACCGCGAGGCGCTGGACTACGCGCAGTTGCTGCCGTTCGAGCAGATCGAGCTGAACCGCGACAATGGCATCAGCAGCGTGTTCGAGCAGGCGGCGCGCGACGCGGGCATGACGCGCCGCATCAGCGCGCGCGTCAGTTCGCACGAAACCATCTGCCTGCTGGTGGCGCGCGGCATGGGCGTTGCCGTCGTGCCGCATTACCTGAAGCCGCGGCTGGCGCATCTGGACATCCGCTTCATTGCGCTGAAGGGGCCGTGGTCCAGCACGCCGCTCTGTATTGCCGTGCGGGATCCGGACGCACTGTCGCCGGCCGCGCGGGCGCTGCTGGCGCACCTGGGCGTGCTGCCCGCTGCGACGGCGTGA